CGCAGCAGCGCGCTCGCCCACCCGTCCCCGCCGATGTCCAGACAGCGCAGGTTCGTGACGTCGCCCAGCAGAATCTCGATCTGCCGCAGCAACAGCGCGGTCATCAGCGAACCGCGCGCGGCCCGCCGCAGCGCCTCCGGCGCAAAGGGGATGTCTCGCGGAATCGCCGCCCGGCTGCTCATCGCCGCCTTCTCATACACCGCCGTCGCCGCCCCGCGCAACCGGCCCACCTCACCCACCGCGCCGCGTTGAAATTCGCGCCGCGCCCGCGCATCCTCACGGTATGTTCGGGCGCCGGCCCTATCGCGAACTGGAACGGGCCCTCGGATACCGCTTCCGTCGCGTCGAGCTGGTCGAGGCCGCGCTCACCCATCCCTCGTACCGGCACGAAACGCGGGGCGTCACCACCGACAATCAACGCCTCGAGTTTCTCGGCGATGCGGTGCTCTCGCTGCTGGCCTCCGCGTGGCTCTACGCGAAATACCCGAACCTCTCGGAAGGCGAACTGACCCAGCGGCGCGCCCGGCTGACCCGCTCGACGACATTGGCGGCAGTTGCGCGCCAGCTCGATCTCGGCCGCCAGCTGCGCCTCGGCCGCGGCGAGGCAATGGCCGGCGGCCGCGAACGCGCAAAGATCCTCGAGGACGCCGCCGAAGCGTTGATCGGCGCGGTGTTTCTCGACGGCGGCATCAAGGCCGCGCAGCACGTGTTCGAGCGGTGCGTGCTGCCCTGCCTCCCCATCGCGCTCGATTCGACCCACTGGGACAATCCGAAGGGAGCGCTACTGGAGTGGTCACATCAGCAGGGCCTGCCCTCCCCGCAGTACCACGTGGTGGACGCACGCGGACCGATGCACGCGCGCGAGTTCGTCGTCGAGGTCTGCATCAACGGCGAGCCCCGCGGCCGCGGCACGGGCCCCAGCAAGAAGTCCGCGGAACACGAGGCCGCACTCGCCGCGCTCCGAGCATTACCCCGCCAGCTTCCCCGCCGCCCTAGCGACCGCTGAGCCTCCCCTCCGCTCAGCGCTCCGCCGCCTGCAATAACTCCGGCAGCGACACGGTCTTCTCGTAGAGCGCGCGCCCAGCGATCACACCCCAGAGGTTCCCGCGGTTCAGACCGCGCAGCGCTCGCACATCCTCCGCCGACGCGACGCCGCCCGAGGCGATCACCGGGATTCGCACCGCGTCGCAGACCTCCGCAACGGCTGCCGTGTTGACGCCGCCCAGCATGCCGTCCCGCCCGATGTCGGTGACAATCAGCCAGCGGACGCCCTCCCCCTCGAGCCGTCGCGCCGCCTCGATCAGCGACCAGCACGTTTCGGCGGTCCACCCGCGCGCCCGCACCCGTCCCTCGTTCGCGTCCAGCCCCACCGCCAAACGATCCCCCAGCCACCGCGCCAGACGCGACGCCTCGCCGCCCGACTCGAGCAGGCGGGTGCCCAGGATCACCCGTGCCGCACCTGCCGCGAGCGTCGCCTCAATGTCCGCGTCGGTGCGTAGCCCTCCGCCGACCTCCACCGGCACCCCCGCGGCGCGGACGATCTCCCCGATCAGCGCGGTGTGAACGGGCCGGCCCTCGAACGCGCCGTCGAGATCCACCACATGCAGCCAGCGCGCACCCTGCGCGACCCATTCGCGCGCGACCGCCACCGGGTCGGCCGAATAGTCGGTCTGATCCTCCGCGCGTCCCTGCCGCAGCCGCACACAGCGGCCGCCGCGCAGATCGATCGCCGGCAGCACCACCAGCGGACTCACGGCGCGCCCACCTGCCCGACGCCCGCTGCCGCCGCAAAATTGCGCAACAGCCGCAGCCCGTGCGCCTGGCTTTTCTCCGGGTGAAACTGCACCGCAAACAGCGCCCCCCGCCGCACCGCGCTGCAAAACGTCACGCCGTAGTCCGTGCGCGCCGCAACGACCGTCGCGTCCAGCGGGCACGCATAATACGAGTGCACAAAGTACATGTGCGCACCGTCCGGAATGCCCTCGAACAGCTCCGCGCCCGGCGCCTCCACCCGAACTCGGTTCCATCCCATGTGCGGCACCTTCAGCTCGGGCGGCAGCCGGAACCGGCGCACCTCGCCCGCCAGCACACCCAGACCCGGCACGCCAGGCGACTCCTCGCTGGACTCAAACAGCACCTGCAGCCCCAGACAAATCCCGAGGAACGGCCGGTCCGCCGCAATCCACTCGCGCAGCACCGGCTCCCACCCCCGCTCACGCAACTGCCGCAAGCCGTCGCCGAACGCGCCAACGCCCGGCAACACCAGCGCGCGACACGCCGCCGCGCCCTCCGGGCCGTCCAGCACCTGCGCGCTCAGACCGAGCGCACGGCACGCGTTCAGTACGCTGCCGAGATTGCCCATGTCGTAGTCGATGACGCCAATCATCGGCCGCCTAGATGCGCCCCTTGCTCGAGGGCACCCCCCGCTCGCGCGGATCCAGCGCACAGGCCATCCGCAGCGCCCGCGCCAGTCCCTTGAACACCGACTCGTACGCGTGATGCGGATCGCGCCCGTACAGGTGCACCACATGGAGATTCATCCGCGCTCGCGTCGAGAACGCGCGCAGCATCTCCTCGATCAGCCCGAGGTCGAAGTCCAGAATCTTCCGGCGCCGATTCGCGATCTCGTACACCAGATACGGCCGGCCCCCGAGATCCACCGCCACCAGGCTCAGCGACTCGTCCATCGGAAGAACACTGTGCCCAT
The DNA window shown above is from Kiritimatiellia bacterium and carries:
- the rnc gene encoding ribonuclease III, whose translation is MFGRRPYRELERALGYRFRRVELVEAALTHPSYRHETRGVTTDNQRLEFLGDAVLSLLASAWLYAKYPNLSEGELTQRRARLTRSTTLAAVARQLDLGRQLRLGRGEAMAGGRERAKILEDAAEALIGAVFLDGGIKAAQHVFERCVLPCLPIALDSTHWDNPKGALLEWSHQQGLPSPQYHVVDARGPMHAREFVVEVCINGEPRGRGTGPSKKSAEHEAALAALRALPRQLPRRPSDR
- the hisA gene encoding 1-(5-phosphoribosyl)-5-[(5-phosphoribosylamino)methylideneamino]imidazole-4-carboxamide isomerase, translating into MSPLVVLPAIDLRGGRCVRLRQGRAEDQTDYSADPVAVAREWVAQGARWLHVVDLDGAFEGRPVHTALIGEIVRAAGVPVEVGGGLRTDADIEATLAAGAARVILGTRLLESGGEASRLARWLGDRLAVGLDANEGRVRARGWTAETCWSLIEAARRLEGEGVRWLIVTDIGRDGMLGGVNTAAVAEVCDAVRIPVIASGGVASAEDVRALRGLNRGNLWGVIAGRALYEKTVSLPELLQAAER
- the hisH gene encoding imidazole glycerol phosphate synthase subunit HisH — translated: MIGVIDYDMGNLGSVLNACRALGLSAQVLDGPEGAAACRALVLPGVGAFGDGLRQLRERGWEPVLREWIAADRPFLGICLGLQVLFESSEESPGVPGLGVLAGEVRRFRLPPELKVPHMGWNRVRVEAPGAELFEGIPDGAHMYFVHSYYACPLDATVVAARTDYGVTFCSAVRRGALFAVQFHPEKSQAHGLRLLRNFAAAAGVGQVGAP
- the hisB gene encoding imidazoleglycerol-phosphate dehydratase HisB; translated protein: MRARRAEVRRQTRETRIEVVLDLDGEGQAEVDIPLPFLQHMFELFARHSLFDLRLRARGDLEVDHHHTVEDIGLVLGEALDRALGDRAGIVRYGHSVLPMDESLSLVAVDLGGRPYLVYEIANRRRKILDFDLGLIEEMLRAFSTRARMNLHVVHLYGRDPHHAYESVFKGLARALRMACALDPRERGVPSSKGRI